gaaaatgcaacataaaagaagaaaggtGAGAAACAGTAAAGTTTAATAGTTACAAGGAAAACACACAGATCTGAGCAAAATTTACAAGAATCAATAAAACAACTGACAAAATATCAATAAAGTATCaacagcactggggacagcagcgcTCAGAGCTGTGTGAAGACACACAGGATCCTGAGCAGATCCACTCTGGACACTGCTGAGGACAGGCACAGCAGTGATGTCCCGCAGATCCCTGGATCTGTACCTGGAACAGAACAACGGCCATTTGATCCcggacaggaggaggaggaggggacacAAACACGGATGAGTTTAACCAcggcagctctgggcagtgctTTGAGCACTGTCAGTCACTACCCAACACCTCACGGAGTTCTGGAAGCACCTGGAGAGTCCCTGCCTTGGCTCTGTGATGTGCCAGGGCACCGGTGAATATCGGCTCAGCTTTCCTGCCccaagcacagcacagcacaccttccccagcctgagCATTTGGGACTGCCCAAAGGAAATTCCCTCAGTACAAGGCACTGCAACTAAAATGGCAGCACTGTAAGGAGCCCCTAGGGAGACAGCATAAATGGACTGAAACCCTGTCCAGGAATGCACCTCACATGGCACCAcagagagaaacacaaaccagcCTGCCAGGTCCTAGCTCTGTATCTCCCAACCAAGCTCtcctgcaccaccctgtcaccATTCCATCTCACATCTGTAATTCAATGGTCTTGTCCAACCCATTTCTCAAGGACACGGAACTGACCCGGCACCCAGTCAGGCCAAGGACACTGAGGGCTCCAAGTGGTCTCACATGAAGAGCTATTGGCAAAGCTCCTCACTTCCCAGTCCAGTTGCAGGTGAGCAAGGACAGGACAGTTCATGCTGCCCTGCTGACGCCTTTCTTCatgctctttttccttcttttctccctaAGGCACTGTGGGAACAGCCAGCAGACTGAACCTGAGGCTTCCCGTCAGCAAACCCAGGCCAATCCCATCTGGAACAAGCAACCCATCCCTCACCTGGCCCTTGATCAACTCGCCTGTCCTGTTCACATCCAAACAAATTCAGAGGGCCAGTGATCTGCACGGCCTGACTCCGTCAGCATGAGCACTGCTGGGGGAATTCTTCCTACAGTACCCCAGCATCTGCCTGTTACACCAATAACCTGAACCCAGGTGGCACAAGCTAATCTCAGGCAGCACAATGTGCGTGAGGCTTTCCCTCTGCCACGCTCCCTGAAACACGGCACAACTCTGTGCCTGGTGTCCCAAGAGAGTGCTCACAGGTGCTGCCGGGTGAGCCAACCAAACCCTACCATGGGTAACTCAGGTcacctctgcctcctctgccctgAGCACGCGGTGCACGCGCTCCTCGGCGCTGTAGTACAGCTGCCCGCGGCGGAGCTGGGGCTCCTCCTGCTCGTACCAGCGCTCCTCATCGAACTCggggaagaaaaaggcaatTTCTCTGCTGGCTGAGGCAGGTGAGTCTGTcaaaagagagggaaaggcaATGAGAGATGCCAGTGTGCCACCACAAACACGTGCTGGACTCCAGAGGCACCTGGCTTGGCTGGCCCCGGCCAGGTGTGCGTGGGGTCTGCAGAGGGGAACAAATCGTTCACTTGGAGCCCCAGAAGTAAAGCAAAGGCAGACAAAGCACCATCATTCCTGCCTCCCCAAGAACAATGCCAGGCCTACCTGAACCATGGGTCGTGTTCCTGGTGTCTGTGAGGCCATAGGCACCTCTGATGGAGTCTGGGTCGCTGTGTCGGGCTCGGAACACTTTAGTGGGTCCCATCACGGATCTCCAGAGAGGGACGGCGTTCTCGTGGGCCAGGATGTAAGCCCACATGGGGCCACTGCGGCAACGGCCCAGAAACAGCACGACACAAGATTATGAAGAGCTCGTTACAAGCCGCTTATTCGTCTGTACAAAACCGTACAATACAGCTGCCGTAGGCTGCCACGCTGGGTCCTGGCCCACCCTGCCAGGCCATGGAGAGGGGCACGGTCCTACCACGGCACCGAGGCCACGGCGTTGGCGCTGGTGACCCACTCCAAAGGAAGATCTCCAGCACCTTCGGGGGTGCCACCCACCAGGCACCACTGCTGTCACAGTGGGCTACGATCCCGACACTCCTCCCACCTCCGCACATCCCAGCGAACCCCTCCACACACGGGCCTCCTGCAGCGCCGCGGCAGGTACCTGGCCATGAACTCCACCAGCCGCTGGTAGAAGAAACGCCCTGCGGAGAGACACGCACCGAGTCGGCACCGGCCGGGGGCACCGGCCCGAGTCAGCATCCCGCTCCGCCCCGCTCGTACCTGCGTGCTCCCGGTAGAAGCGGCGGCTCTGCTCCGGGCCGCACCGCAGCTCCTTGGCGCGGACAATGAGGAACCGGTGACGGAGGATGGCGGCGTGCACGGCCTGCGGGAAGAGGCGGCGATGGAGGGACGGGCCGTGGCGAGGCCGGCTGTGCAgtgcccggcccggcctggTCTGGTCCGGTCCGGTCCGGCCTCGCCGGGCCCTCACCTCGCGCACGAGCGGATGGGCCACCGCGTCCGGCTTGAGCAGCGCCAGCGTCAGCTGCAGCCGGCGGGGAGCCGCCATGGCCGGGGCAGGGACGGCGGGGACAGGGGGCGGGGATGGGCGGGGCCGGGATGGGCCGGGCCGGGATGGGCCGGAACGGGCCGGGATGGGCGGGGCCGGGATGGGCCGGGCCGGGATGGGCGGGGCCGGGATGGGCCGGGCCGGGATGGGCGGGGCCGGGATGGGCGGGGCCCGGACGCGTCGCGCGGCAGCCGGGACGCGCAGGCGCTGCCATGGCGACGGCGGCGGAGGAGCGCGGCCTGGACGGGGCCCCGGGGGAAGCCCCGGATGGGGCCCGGGATGAGGCCGCGGCCGGCGCTGAGGAAACGGTGAAGATCATCTGCCTGGGCGACAGCGCCGTGGGCAAGTCCAAGTGCGTGGGGCGCGGGGGTCCCGCGGGTTGggcggggcagcggcgggcCCCGCGGGCTCACGGCGGTACGTGCTCTCTCCGCAGGCTGCTGGAGCGGTTCCTGCTCGATGGCTTGTATCCTTGGGAGCGGGGGAGCGGTGCGGGCGCGACGGGAGGCGGTGTCGGGCGGGCCCGGCGGAGCGGGGTCTGCGCCTCTCCGCCGGCTCCTTAACGCTCCGCAGCCGCCCCCAGCAGGTCTCCACGTTCGCCCTGACGCTGTACCAGCACCGCGCCCGGGTGGGCGGACAGGAGGTCCGCGTGGGTGAGTGGCCCAGCCCGGAGGGCGTGGGGTGTTCCCGGGGACGGCCCGTGCCATGGCAGAGGGAACGGCTGGCGGCGGGAGATGCCCTCGGTCTGGGGCTGGGTTACGTGTTTTGATAGACGACAAGGTCGTGACAAGTCTGGTGCCCTTCTGTGACGGGGCTGCAGCATTGGTGGATGGGGCAAGGTGACTTCCGTCTTCCCCCTGGGCTTGGCAGAGTGTAGGGCACGGTCCCCACGATGccctgggctctgagctggagaGGCGGGGATTGGACGGATGGGTGGATAGTTGGAGGATAAAGAATGGTTTGGATGACCACATGGAGTCGCTGGTCATAGTTCGTTGGGGCTGGGGCCGACACAGTTCCCCCATCTTCAACAGTTCAACATCTTCATGACATGGACAGTGAATGCAAATGTGGTCTGATAGGGACATGTCTGTATTTGGGCAGTTTAAGAAAGTCACTGTCCAGTCAGGCACAGTATTGGTGCAAAGGAATCCCTAAGGAAACTGGCTCCTCTGGCTTTGAGTACAGCGCCACACTTGGGTCCATCTGAGAAGAGGTGTGAGTACATTGAGGTGCTCAACTGAAGCCATGCCAATTTATGCAGCAAACCAGACTCAGATGTGAGCCTACAAACACAGTGAGAGGTGGGGGATCTCCACCTGAGCTGCACCAACAGCAAAAGGCACGGTGGTGCCCCAGGTTTGCCCCATGATATCTGATGTACACAGAACTTTGTGGACTGGGACCTCTGGCTGACTTACCTTCAGCACTTCTCTGCCCCTGGGAGAACAGAGTCAGGTGTCTGCgagaggagctggagcattTCCCACGGCAGGGCCCCGGCTGACCATCACTGGGTCAGAAATCAGCAGTGTTCAGCAGTTTCTGGAGTTTTAGGTAGTTTCCCGTTGTCATCCCTAGTGACAGAGTGCCAGACATTGCTACTGCTCTTTGCACTTCTACCTGTCTTGGTCTACTGTCCCATACAACTCGTGTCACTGGTGGCTTCTCCTTTGTTGATggccagtgccagcacagcctaCAGCTGAAGGAAAGGTCCCAGTTTGGTACAATTTCTTAACCCTGGAGTGTTTCAGATTGGTGAGGTGGAACTCAGTTTGTGTCCTTGAGCAGGTGGGCTGGGCTTTGCCTCCTGGGTGTAAGTTGAGAGAAGAACAGAGCTCAGTGAGTTGTGTCATTCTGAGCTGGTTTTGTGTTACAGACTTCTGGGACACGGCGGGCCAGGAACGGTTCCGGAGCATGCACGCCTCCTACTACCACCAGGCCCACGCCTGCATCATGGTGAGGGGGTCTCAGATGGGACCCGTGGGGTTTGGCTTCAGAATGGTCTCAGTCACACTTGGCCTTTGTGCTACTTTTATGGTTCCTTGTCTCTTCCAGTGCTTTAAAAAACTTTCCTAGAttgttctttcttctctcaCCAGATAAAACCCCTGTAGATGGACCTGGTTAGCTCTGGTCTGTCTCTCCTGGTAACAGGTTTCTCTATTCCCTAGCTCAGCTGTCTTCTCAATGTCCTCATGTTTGCCCATGTTCCCTGTTTTGTTGGCTCCTCACCTGGTTTGCCCTGTTGCTCTCACTTTGCACTGTTCCTCACCACCTGGGAGCCCCAGTAATTTTCATTGATGGTTTAGTTGTCAGAACAGAGGAGGCCACATCTGATCCTGCTTGGCACAAACTGTTTCCAGTGCCAGTTCCCTGTGTGGGTGGCAGGGACTTGCACAGGACACCATGACAGTGTGAAGGACATCAAGGGGCTGTTTCCTGCTGGCTGGGGATACTGTCCCTTTCTCTTTCACCAGTTAGTACCCAGTTCCC
This sequence is a window from Hirundo rustica isolate bHirRus1 chromosome 4, bHirRus1.pri.v3, whole genome shotgun sequence. Protein-coding genes within it:
- the NME6 gene encoding nucleoside diphosphate kinase 6 isoform X2, with amino-acid sequence MAAPRRLQLTLALLKPDAVAHPLVREAVHAAILRHRFLIVRAKELRCGPEQSRRFYREHAGRFFYQRLVEFMASGPMWAYILAHENAVPLWRSVMGPTKVFRARHSDPDSIRGAYGLTDTRNTTHGSDSPASASREIAFFFPEFDEERWYRSRDLRDITAVPVLSSVQSGSAQDPVCLHTALSAAVPSAVDTLLIFCQLFY
- the NME6 gene encoding nucleoside diphosphate kinase 6 isoform X1 — translated: MAAPRRLQLTLALLKPDAVAHPLVREAVHAAILRHRFLIVRAKELRCGPEQSRRFYREHAGRFFYQRLVEFMASGPMWAYILAHENAVPLWRSVMGPTKVFRARHSDPDSIRGAYGLTDTRNTTHGSDSPASASREIAFFFPEFDEERWYEQEEPQLRRGQLYYSAEERVHRVLRAEEAEVQIQGSAGHHCCACPQQCPEWICSGSCVSSHSSERCCPQCC
- the NME6 gene encoding nucleoside diphosphate kinase 6 isoform X3, giving the protein MAAPRRLQLTLALLKPDAVAHPLVREAVHAAILRHRFLIVRAKELRCGPEQSRRFYREHAGRFFYQRLVEFMASGPMWAYILAHENAVPLWRSVMGPTKVFRARHSDPDSIRGAYGLTDTRNTTHGSDSPASASREIAFFFPEFDEERWYEQEEPQLRRGQLYYSAEERVHRVLRAEEAEVT